TGTTTTACCTGTTATGTTAAAGAAATGAGGCAATGAATGCTCAACATGCAAAGCAGTGCAGGCGGAAGCACGAGTCTACACAATGTGTCAATGAATTTCATGAACTAAGATACAAGATAGGAAGAATGACCGTTATGCAATGCAGGTATATAGTTTATCAGTGAAGAAACTGTTGCAGGCTACATTTTAAGAAATGCCATCCGAATCATCTTCTTCTACAACATCTGTACTTTTAGCTGTGACTAAAATTAGAAAGACTAAATTCGAAGGTTGGAAATGCAGGAAGAATAATTTCTAGAATGAATAACAGTAAATACTCTTATCTTCTCAAGCTCACCATTCAGCTTGATAGTTGTCGATGAAGGGCAGAGAACCGAGCCCCCTTCATCCAAGCCACTCACCGcatgaattaaagaaaaagagcaGACACAGATATCTTGTTACTTACACTCATTGTCAGGTTTCCAGATATTCTCCGTTCTTTTGTAGATTATGGTGGGGCTGGGGCAAGTCTTTGCTGCAAGAAAAGCTTCCATCTTTGTTCgcaaaaatatcaaagttgtGTGTAGCAGCAACTGCTTGAATCGTGCAGCTACTCCATACTTACACTAATTCCACCTTTACCAACACCTAAACGCATACATATGTACGCATATATCAAAGTTAGAAACACCAAAAAAGGAAGTAAAATcaagaatgaaatgaagtttTACAGACAGCAgatgcagaacaaaaaaaacAGCACCCAATTTAGAGATTTTGAGAGGCGAGCAGTGAACTGCCAAGACACATAATAAATTGATGCAAAGCATAAATAAATCAAGACAGAAAACGATGAATAAGTTGGTGTTTCGGGAAATAGACTCCATGCCTCACCTGATAATGTCTGCGCTTTACAACATCTCTGCCTCAGCTTCTCCTCCAAATGGTTGGATTTTATCCGCACGAAACTCGAAGTAATTTTCGTAAAACATTAGGGGTAGAATAGTCAGTCTGGCCACATGACTAGAATTACATAAGGCCCTTGACTTTTGCATAAGGTGCCAACTTCAATAGATCCAACGGCTGTGGCATCGTGAGAAGATCTCCATCGCAGCTTATTGGGCCCACTTTCTCTTGGGAACGAAATAAGAAGTACAAGTATGAATGAGTCGTAGCATATAATTACCCTCTAGGGTTTTGTTTTGTGGCATCCGTGCCCTTTAAAATCACCCATCTTCGGCAATAACAACTCTTTCTTCACCACCGCGTTCTCGTTGTACACTCTCCGCGATCGCTCCGattgacagagagagagagagagatagagaagagAGAGCGCTAGCCATGGTGACCCAACTCGCTTCCATTCACTCGTCTCGCTTCTATTGGCACAtcctatttttcttatattttattttggtttcgTTGTTGATTTGGGAGTATGGGTTTTGCAGTCTCTGGTAGCGAATGAGGAATTCCAGCACATTTTGCGTGTGCTGAACACAAACGTGGATGGGAAGCAGAAGATAATGTTCGCGCTTACCTCCATCAAAGGTATCGGTCGCCGGCTCGCCAACATTGTCTGCAAGAAAGCTGATGTAGACATGAACAAGCGGTACCGTTCTCTAAAATCTGATTCTTGCTACAATTTTCCAGCATGGTCTTCGTAGCTTTTGGCTTATGTTAGTATTGGTTCAATTTGGTTTTGATGGGCTTAGCGAGAGTTTAAGAATGCTACAAAATTGTTGATTTTTATTCGTGGGCTCAGTTGTGTGGTATTTGGTCGTAggattaatcttttttttttttataagtaaaaattatatatataaaaaggagaaaccaagtacagaATGCATATAAGAAAACATTTTGCCCAAAATTACCCAAAAAGTCCGTGgaaaaacaactcaaaatacacTAGACCCGACCCCAACTCCTTTTTTCCCctaaaactaaaactctacttgaccacccaaccccaaccccttttTTCCGTTCTTCACAATACcttccctttagacttccctctagttgagctaccacacttagcatcgtagttgattgcccaagaaagacgttgtaactccctccttttcttgaaatttgatttggtttcaagcgatTGACTTGCCTCAATCGTagtgattagttctttaaattaatcttcacatcctccatgtgagattctcacaaactgctgaatctcgttaactttagacAGAATCCAGTCtactattggaggaagagagaccaagGGAGCAAAGTTATCCCTAGACACAGTAtccaactgcactcccgactctacacaaggcaccaacgccaaacccataggttctccagcaactccattggttctctccattggagattctggggtgacaACAAGTCCCTTTACCTCTGGGGTGATAGTGGATCCTACATCTCCTTTAGACCTTGATAGTACACAATTTTCCTTTAACTCTGATGAGagagccatagtttcttcggggaccaagggtgtaataccGACTATCGGTTTATCCTATGTCACATGAGGCGAATGACATTTCACTGATGTCTCTACGCCAATACCCAATGTAGACCCTGCTTCAAATAACctagatttccttttgacctGCCATACTCTCCTAgatctggttatagggacaAGGCCGAATCCGATCttccgttttcctttttttgagtttaaaggattcgggCCTATCTTGTTACTTACAGCCATGTTGCCTCCAACTGAAAGCCggtctattttcgtagacaatAGAGTATTGCTGCCTTCAATTCgccaagttgggtttccatctcttTTAAAGAATTGTGCATCCCGACAAGCTGGTCTTGAGGCATAATTTGCAGACCCTCCTCACTCTGAAACCCCGAAGCCTGACCCGTCTTTAGAGCTGCTGCATAGGATCGCCTCGCCACATGTCTGCTACGCAGCTCCCTGACAGAGCCATGTCCTACAGCACCTTGTCCTTCCAAACAGTCACTCCCTCTCTTGCCGAAGGAAAAATCACGCAGCacctcccccatccttctccaGCCATTGCTCCCCTCctcaggaatgaaaataaaattcctcctccctCCACCTCCATACTCCTCCACCACCATATAACGTCCTCCAGCATTGAAACTGCTTCTACCTTCCCGGACAATagagaaaaaatcttgtttctcatCTTTTGTACACACTTCCATGGCCTTGGCCAGCCATTGTACTGTTGTTAACCCTAGAACCAGCTTAGATATCACCCTTTGACACCTTTTAGTGATGACCAACATTCTCCCCTCCTTCATCAATGTAAATTTTATGCCTATATTGTTGCCATTGgtttcaaagatattaaaagttGTGCTTTGTAAAACTTCTTAGGGGACGACGAATTTTCGATTACGCTTTTCATTTAATTTGGTTGTCTCGCGCTGATGTGCTTTAATGTTTATAATGCTCATCTATACTTCTATTCAGGCACTTCGTGCAGTGTCTTTtaggtgaggtttggataggaagttaagatgagatgagttgagatgaaagttaaaagttgaataaaatattgttagaatattattttttaatactattattattttgagatttgaaaattttgattttttttattatattttgtgtgaaaatttggaaaaattgtgaTTATTAGATGGGATGAGTTGGGATTAGTTGAGATACCTTTTGTATCCAAATCGGGAAAAACCCTAATCTTCTTAATTTGCCTGGAtgtcataactttttttttttcttttttggtgcgTGATTTTGTAAGATGCAATTATATTTTGGAACTTCCTTTATTGTAAAGGTTAATCTAGTGTTtgatgcatttttctttctgcTTCATATATGTGTTTCATTCTCCCATGTTTGTAAATTGTGGTGTTACGGTTACTGCAGAGCTGGTGAGTTGACGGCTGCTGAGCTTGATAACCTCATGGTGATCGTTGCAAACCCTCGCCAGTTCAAGATTCCTGACTGGTTTCTGAACAGGAAGAAGGATTATAAGGATGGCAAGTATTCCCAGGTTGTCTCCAATGCTTTGGACATGAAGCTCAGAGATGATCTTGAGCGTTTGAAGAAGATCAGGTATGCCTCCATTGATCTCCCGTAATTCTATGCCTAAAGAGTTTTTATTCCATACTCAAATTGCAATTCATTGATGTCTTGGATACTAAACATTGGCTTGGATACTCCAATTCCATACTCCAAAATAttaacttttaatattatttttgttttgggatttgaaaaaatttaaattgtttttgtgttttgtttgaaagtttgagaaagttgtaatgattaggtatgattagatgaaaatgttgaaaatttgaaattaaaaagtatttgtgtttgagtgatgtttggaaagaaaatgagatgagataagatggtatgagatgaaaccatttcatcttccaaacaacTCCTTAGGAAGTTGGCTTATGAGTTTCAGTCAGTTGAACTTTGACTTGATTCTCATTATTGCAAGTACATGTTTTCTCCATGATTCAATCACTGTGGCCTGGTTGCAAATTGATTGGATGAGTTTTAAGAGGAATAACTTCATTATATGGTGGGCAAGCTAGTTACTGGTGCTAACCTGTTTGCCATTATTTGTGTATGCTTGGATTGAGTGTTGGGTGGATGGCTTGTCTTCAGCTATTATGCATGATTTGAAATCACAAGGAAAACATGCTGAAGCATGGAGTTGGAAATTTGGTGTAAGCACGAGAGGGCGTCGGCGCTTTAGCTCATGAAAAGAATCTATGACTAGCAGTTTCCCATAACAGTTGTTTAGTTAATGCAGAACTAGATGATGACAAGTATGGTTTAGATCTTATCAAAAAAGGTTTAGACAAGAATCTGTCCAATACCTTACTGGAATTATGACTTGTTAATGACATTCATTGTAACATTATCTGTTTATCTATTGatacatttatcatttttttagtaTTGCTTTTCTTGCCTGTGAAAGCCTTTATTCTTGATATGTAGGAACCATCGTGGTCTGCGACATTACTGGGGTCTTCGAGTGCGTGGACAGCACACAAAGACAACTGGCCGCCGTGGGAAGACTGTTGGTGTCTCAAAGAAGCGTTgagtttgtttctttctttctgggATGTCATGTTTTTGTTGCGAATTCTATTTTGcacttttttatgtttgtaGTTTTTTGGTGGATTTATGCAACACTGTCTAGCCGGCTTTCATACATACCTCTATTGAGGCTGTTTGATCTTGAGATTTGGCCATGTTaccattaatcatttatataGTAGTTGAAGGTCACAATGACTTATGCCTTCTCAATCTTATATTTGTTTGTTTACCTTGATTAATGCGGTGGTGACTGGTTCTCAAGTGGCGTTGCTGGTAACCTCCCAGCTCTTCTATTCCTCAGGTTGCTCTTGCTGCACTCCCTGGCTTTGAACCAGGGAGATGCTCTGGCGTTTGGTATTCTACATGAGGGCATCGACCGATGCCTCCATTGCAAATGCCAAACATTTTAAACGATCAAACCAGAGACTATTTGAGAAGCGCAAAACCATCCTCAGGTAGTGTGGAAGAAAAtcgatatttttcttttaggccTTGTTAGTTTTCACAATtcttctcaatttatcttaattaaatattataaatttttcaaatttctatattaaataaaataaacaattcaacttttttaaatcttaaaatgaaaataatattaaaaaaatataatctaataatattttatttaatttttaattttaatctcatcttatcttatctgtaaaaacaaaagaatttcttgGTAAGCTTGCTAATCGACATCAAAAAGATGTTGCTCATAAAAGCATGCACAAAGGTACAAACTAGCTAGATCAttcttaaatgaaaaaatttgaagagCAGTCGCATCACATCCTATGTGACCTAGCAAAATAACTAATTTGTCCTAGCAACAAAAAGCAAGATCCCTCTCTCAGATTTCACCAATTTGAAGTTCCGTTTGCACCCCTCCTCGCCATCCCCATTAGCTTCGGCATCCTCTCCCCCACTCTCACCCTGTGTCGTGCAGCCTCTCCCCTACCCCCACCCTGCGTCGTGCATCTAGGTTAAATGGGAGGCACGACTGAGCATGGAGAGTTGAGAGAGGTGCGGTGGAGTTAGTGGTGGCAAGGGAGAGGTGGCACAGTGGCTGAAGGGCGGCGAATTTAGGCCAAATGGGTGGAGAAACCCATGGGAGAGTAAGGATGCGTGAGGGGCAGATCGGGGCTATAGGTGGCTAGAGTAGGTCGATGGTGGCCAAGGGATGCTCGAGGTGATGGCATACGGCGGGCTAAGGTGGAGAATCCATATATGAGTGAAACCCATTTAAGGAAAGAGAGGGGGAGGGCTGCCATGCTATGGAAGCTCGACGGTGGCTAGGGGGGAGGTCAAGGGTTCGGTGGTGCTCGACGGTGGGGCTGAAGGCTGACGACTGTAGTTGTAGCAGTGGCGAGAGGGAAAAACCATGTAGGAGAGCCCATTTTGGGTTGAGAGAGGGGGCTGTGCGTGGAGGTTGCGTGGAGGCTTGAAACTGGCTAGAGGTGGCCGGCGTGAAAGGGAACCGGTGGCACACAACGGGGTTGGGTGAGCTGAGAGAGGGAATTGGGTAGGGGGAGGGGGTGTTGCTCGCGTGAGTGTGATCTCAATAGATGacgttttgttttaaaaaaataaacaaataagatgACACGTAAGATGTGCTACGTATTAGCTGCGAACAGTTGTTGATTTGTAGTAAAATTCTTCTTAAATCATTAGAAGCCTTTATGATTTTTTGAGCATTTTCTCAAGGAAGATATTTGGGGCAaacaaaaatttcttataatttcatttttaatcatcatccaaatataaaatattttttaatttcaaatttttaattttttttgaatcattatctaatataaaaattaggGGTGTAGAACCGGGATGGATTTTTTCCCGGTCCAGTCCAAAACTTGGAATTCGGGTGGTTAGCTGCCCGGATTACACCTGGGTGATTAAGAGAAACTCGGATCCGGTTACGGATCTGGTTTTATGGTTATCTGTAACGgggtcctttttctttttctttttctttttcttttttaaaaaaacaaaaacccttttttaaagtttaaacatttttttaaatattaataaatctgGTTATAATCTGGTAGGGCTgggcaaaattttgaaatttcctACTCTGCCCGACATCCGCTCCGATTTCGACTCTAACAGAGTCGGAGTGGTCGGATTTCGAAGTCGGAGTTCGGAGTAGCTCCAAATAggtttcggagtcggagttcggagctctgaactccgactctgaattttttttaaaaaaacccaGATGTAAAtctgggttttaaaaaaaaaaaaaaatgacggcGTTCCACTTAATGTGGGACGGCGTCGTTTTATCACGCGGAGGGGGCCAAAACGCaggaaccccccccccccaattcccttcttccttctcccttctttGTTCTCTCTCGTCTGCTACGTCTCACGTCTCTCTCGCATCTCGCGTCTCTGTTGCCACCATTCCTCATTGCTCCTCCGTGCGACTTCAAGCCGAATTTCAACATCCATTCAGCTTCAGCCTATGGTGAGAGTGAGGGGTTCTGAACTTCtgagccctagaattaaatcaagtagtttaattaattaattttatgtaaacatctctcactctcttgtgaattggtattttgttgtgattcttgtgaattgattttgtaaatttatagtAAGAAAATGTGTTTAATGAAAAGTATGATGTGTTTGTAAGTTGTATTGTATGCATGtataatgtttgataaaatgtgtaagagatgtTACTCCGACTAATGAACACTTGCAAGTATAATTCTCaacactcttttttaaattcacatatGTTCTTTACAATATAATCTTAATTTAGTAGTTTTCAAACATGAAATTTGGTCAAAGTGTAACTTCATGATTTCGAGCTGGGCAAATTTTGTGTAGCAACTGCCAACTAGCAAGTATTGAAATttactcttcttttttatttttttgtatattggagcaagtattgaacattataaattttgtgtagtattattttttgagtaCTAGTGTATTGATGCTCGTTAAGTTTTACTTATGTACATTGTTTAGAAGTGTATTCTCAAAACTAAAACttgataaatataactataaattGTTGTGTTGTTCTCACACATCTCTCGGCAAGGCACTAGTGTGTTATGATCAATATTTTGCTTTATCAAATGGGTTCTTTTGACATGCCTCATTATTGGTGCATGAGACCCACGTACCATGATCCATCATTGACATTAATAGTATTTACATGTGCCCTCTtgcaatgaataattttatattaaatagaattattaaaatatcttatattttatattaaatgaatatcatgttatgaataaaacaaataatccatTCTCTAGTAGGTTACAACTGAAATTCATTTAGAAAGAGGTACTCATGGACTTATGGTTCATCCCaaattcaatacaaaataataaagataaaagaaattatatttgtaatcgttAAATGGGCAAGCGGtgtataatctttttgaaaaaaaataaataaatacgagactcaagtaaaaaaaaatatttccagtgGAGTCTATATTGGAAGACCACATATATCTTTGCgttaatttaaatgtttaatatagcctagttattttttaaactaattttttgcttctaatttattttttcagcttctttgatTGTGATATAGATCATTcacaaggggatgtggcggatgccaatgctacaactcctacaccggtgggtacttccacccctagagttacatcttgtgcgagtagtcgactctcattcccagttgatatagaggatgaggatatgttcaacgaagaggaggagatgcccattgagcaagatcaaccaccacggccTTCTAAAAAGAAGttgtggacatgggagcatttcaccaaaattcctagTAATATTGCGAACCCGGTAGCAAGATGctattactgtggatcactttgtagatgccattcgaagaagcaaggtatcagtgtgttaatagcacatctaaatggttgccaacaatataagatagcgaagggattgcaagccactgatcaaaCCAACCTTatttaccaaacttctacagccactgatggtacacagactaagaaattggtcatctcTCAATACAGTgaaaagatgttgagggacatgcttgcaaagatgataattactgaggAGATGTcctttaccacagtcgagaaaataggctttcgaaagttcctaaatttttttgagccacgatttctcaTTCCATCACAGTATATGGTGATGCAAGATTGTATGAGGAGGCATGCGAAAGACAAGgcggagatgaggaagatgtttttTACCACTGGCCAGAAAGTGTcgtttacgactgacacatggacttccttacagaacgtctgctataTGTGTATCACAACaaactacattgacagtgagtgaatcttgcataaaaaaattattggttttaaagatattgtggatcataaaggtgcatccattgggacGAAGATGAATGATTGTTTAAGGGATTgaggaattcgaaaagtgctgtgtattacagttgacaatgccagtgtcaatgaaacaacaattgattggtttaagcggaacacgacggtgagagatgatgtcattcgggcccacgagtttatttacgttcgatgttgtgctcatatcatcaacctcatagttgttgaagggttaaaaaatgttgatgattccattatcCGAGTCTGCagcattgtacgatatgtgaggggttcccttCAAAGgtttgccaagtttaaggcaatagcagaagatcttaagattgaatgttttagtatgttgtgcttggacgttccgactcaaTGGAACTCTACAttcatgatgttggatgtggcacagaagtaccaaaaaacattcgagcggatggaggtcaaggatgggggcctgaggtatgctttgttggagccagcaggacagggacTCGGTAcaccggacgcacatgattggaccagtgtgagctactttgttgaatttttaagaattttttatgacataaccatgcggctatttggatccaaatatacgattGTGAAATCATTATTaagcgagctctcggagcttcactttcACTTGAAAAATAGTTATACTGACTCTGGTGGATTGTTATTTGCTATGGCTATGAGGATGAaaaccaaatatgataaatattgagagaatattgagaagataaatatattgctatttgtggctgt
Above is a genomic segment from Juglans microcarpa x Juglans regia isolate MS1-56 chromosome 1D, Jm3101_v1.0, whole genome shotgun sequence containing:
- the LOC121256752 gene encoding 40S ribosomal protein S18-like; translation: MSLVANEEFQHILRVLNTNVDGKQKIMFALTSIKGIGRRLANIVCKKADVDMNKRAGELTAAELDNLMVIVANPRQFKIPDWFLNRKKDYKDGKYSQVVSNALDMKLRDDLERLKKIRNHRGLRHYWGLRVRGQHTKTTGRRGKTVGVSKKR